The Quercus lobata isolate SW786 chromosome 4, ValleyOak3.0 Primary Assembly, whole genome shotgun sequence genome segment TCAAACCTCCTCATATATAGTGTCCTGATGATTTAGCTGGCCGAAGTGCTGCAGGTGTTGATACCATCTTTGCAATCGTTAGTGAGATCATTGAAAGTTTCAATCTGTTTTTTACCTCTCAGGAACACTTCTGTATCAACTGATACCCTCATGTAACCATCAAATTCAACCGGATTACCATTGTTAAGCTTTGTCATCTCTGAGTTCCACTCGCTATTCTCATCCCAAAGATCCTTGTACTCGTTAAGAAAATGAGTAGAATACTTGTCCTTCAATGGGTCAAAGAACGATGTATCAGGTTCATTTGTTGCAATATAAAGGCTTCTCCCATCTTCAATCTTGTCCCTCAAGGTTGAGATAAGTGTATCAGGTGAAGTATCTGTAGCAAGATTAGGCCAGAGCTCCCTGTTTCTTGccttctctcctctctctatGTGAACTGCATCATAATCCCAATTCAACCTTGATGCAATTGCTGACACTATGTCCATCAGCCGTCTTGATTTCCATATCGAATGCCATGGTCTGTGAACAACAGACTCAGTCTCTCCTTCACAGACTCTATACCAGTAATTATCCGGCTCCACAGACCCAAACTTTCTCATAATCAAGGTATCCTTAATGCTTGCAAGTTTCATCGGTGTGACCCTGAAATCCTCCACAAGATTGAGACCTAAACCATCTTTCTTCTGCCATTTATTCCAATCTGTCCAAAACTGGTCCTTGTCCAACACAGATGCAGACTCTCTCAAATGCTCAAAGTCAAAGTAAAATCTGAAATCTTTTCCTTCCTCATCCTGATTCGATGAACTGTAAATTGAAGACAAACATATTTTTAGATCCATAACCAATGTTCGGTTCAAGTACTGAGCCTCACCCATAGCACACAAGAAACTCCACAAGTAATGGTTCATGCTCTTGCATCTATCACCACCACCCACATAAATCAAGTACTTCCCACGACTAAATGAACTTTCAGACTCAACCACAGGAAGGGTATCATTCACAGCCTCCCCAACAACAGGTAACGAAATACCCTGGTCTTGCTTCTGTGGTTTTTTCTCAAACCCAGCTTTCTgattcttcttcctcttcctggcattaccACCGGTATGGTAATCCCCAATCCCAACCACACTTAGGGTACAATTCTCAGACCTTGAAATTGCAAACCTCCTATAATCCTTATAAAAGGCAGCAGCCTTCCCATCCTTAGGCCTGAACCGCCATGCCATATCACAGCTGCTATCATTAGATCCACGAACCGGTTTCCCAAACCGATAAAAATGAATATCCTTAAACTGTTCTATAGCGGCCCTCATCATCATATGGAACACCTCCGGGTCCTTGCAATCAATAGGGCTATCCAAACTGCCCTCGCACGAGGTCACTTCAGCAGTGGCGACCGTTTTGCTATCTGATTCTGCATTTTCTGTTATATTTTCAACATCTGTAATGTTAATAAAAGTGGCAAATGCAGTTTGGTTTGCAGCCATGAAATCCTCGCCGGTCTTGACAACAGTGTTATCAGATTTAAAAGTGGCATTGGAGTTGGATGTAAGGAATGTGGTGATCTTGGTTGATGGGTGAAACAAAGGGTCTTCAGGTTCATAAGTAGCAGCAATAATTGTAAAGATTAAGACACCAATAACAAACATAGTAAAGCAAAGATTTCCAATCAGTGCCAGGGCATTCTGGCCTAAATTCTCCGGCCGGAAGTTTCCGGTTCTCGATAGGGAATACCGACCCAACATTTTAAAGAACCAAAAGCTTCTTCTACAATCCTCCAAATCTACTATTATAACAAGACAAAGCAAAAATTACCCACATCAGTTATTGGCACCAGAAGCTTCTACTAAAGTCAACCAAATCTACTATTcaacaaagaaacaagaatACCCAGAATGCTAAAATGGCCAAACTATGAGCAAACAATCAAATGACAAATGAATTATGACAGAATATTTAGGGTTTTAGAAATGGGTATGTATGGAtgtaaaaaaatcagatcttgATAGCAATGTAAATGTGTGGAAACTGAGAATGACATaaagatgggtttttttttttaagatctatGAAATTATGAATGTGGAAAGTAAGATAACATAAACAGACTAGCTGAcagtgaaagtaatgaaaatCATAAAGCTTCTTAGTCTAAGATAGTAAGAAATATATGTGGGTGATGCTAAAATTTCTTACCTTTGTTAGATGCAGATCAAGCAAATACAACACAACAACTCATTCCTCTCTCTGTGtctgtgaaaactgaaaagtcaAGTCCAACCAtgtgagtgtgagtgtgagCTGGTGTAAAGGTAGCTCCTAAAGAATTAAGATTTCTCAAAAGTCTATGTAATGATGTAGTAAACAATAAAAAGGAAAGTAATGATTAAACTATAACAGCCTGGACAGGGAATTCTAGAGTGAACAGGGTGTGCAATGCGCTTATAGGCTAGGATGCTTCCACGTGGACGTACAGATTACgtggaaaaaataaagacaCATTAGGGTATTTTGCATTCATTGACAGTACACACCGACAGTGGCAAACatgtaatataattatatagtAGCAAGACAGATCTCATTTATCTCACAAAtcacatatttgtttttatGGGGACCGTGTTGGGAGCTTCAAGAGGACAAGACTCTAAGAGAGATCTGAAAATTTATAACTCAAATTAAAGTCCAAGGAAATTTGATTGATTAAGAGGaagaattcaaattaaatataactCTAAGATCAATTACCTTTTGAGGACAGACGGTgggttaaataaattttaaggacGTTCCGTATATTTAGAAGTCTCATGTTTCATCCATCATATTATCAACtaatgagatttttaaaatatttaagtaaAATGAAGATATTTTTACTTCCCTAATGAGATATTAGAGTAAATGTGATTATAGAGAAGAGGAAACTATACTAAGAATATCAAGATTGTTATGAGCTAATAATTTGATTAGAAAATGGGGGTAATTGTGAAGTTGGTTATATCATTTCACATTATTGTTGAATTAGTCAGATGTTAGTTTTTTAGTGGTTAAATAAACTCAATCCTAAAATATAGTTACCATCTTGAAGTTTTTGTTAATTTCAGCTAAGTCCAACACTTTTCAACTTGGTTCCTAAACCgttattcattgaaaaaaatttctcacaaTGATTAGAGACCAAGTTAGtatgttttgaaaagttttgaagtTAATTGGCATTAACCTAAATCTTAAGGGTGTTAACTATATTTTATCATAAACTCAAGACAAAgttgttttaagtaaaaaaaaaaaaaaaaaaaaacttatttttaattcttgtcGCCTGATTATAGAATCGGAGACCCAAATTTTGGTCTacattaatcttttttttctttttcttttttttccttcttttggtCCAAGTTTGATGATCCTCATTTACATCTTATTGAGTAATGCACATGAAAATTTCTCCAGACAGAAATGTACCATAACATTTGCTTCAGGGTAATGAAAATCCTACATTCCATTCTATTAGATCTATCAAGAAACAATTCATATAATCTCTTGAAGAAACGCAGAGAGAACCTTTGTTTACTAATAATCTAATATAAATATTGGGACACTAGGGTAGGGAATGGATTCATACCTGCATTGAGAACCAGGAGCACCAGAAGTTGGGGTTTTTGGATATATTCTCGAAAAAtcagatttcatttttttcccctcccatTCTTAAGTCAGAAATGTTTTTGACAAGATgagataaaaaacaaacaactttctagaaataaaaaaacagaaatCTTATTTGGATTGAAAGCTTCAAAAAGTTTTTCCGGAATAACAGAGAGTTTATTTAGATTGATACCTGAAATTTCTATCTTTAGTctaaacattatttttgtaagtaGTTATAGTCTTTGGTTGGTCAGGTCATTTTGAGACAATAATATTCAAAGCAATCATGTGGAAGATATTTAATTAGAAATTACTAACAAATGACACTTATTAAATAATGGACAAATGGACATTAGCAATAACAAAATAAGCAATGTGGTTTCCATTAATAAAATGcacaaatattaaaaacttCCTAATATGTTCCAAAAGGTTCATACTAATGTCACAGTAGAAAATTGGTTTAAGACATACAAATCCATTTGCCAATAAAAGGACATTAGTATAAAGTAGATAAGTAATATGAGCAAACGATAACATTACACTCACAGTAAACAAAGAATATCACAATTTCTTGTAATCTCTTTAGAATGAGAGAAGTCTCATGAGATCATCTCATAAGATACTTTTTTCAATTTGCCCacactttaaaaaaatgcaTCTTTTCCCTAAAATTGCATTGCAACCTTAAAAATGCACCTTAGTACTAAAAAGAACCATAAACTTTCCTTAGATTTAAAAGTCAACAGAAATGGAAAGTAAAAAGAGGGGTGTTGCAAAATTAAGGCTCAAGTTGAAAAGCCAAATTTTTACACCAATTTTCTAATTACTATTCAAGATATTACGTAAAGGACATTATTCATTCCTTTGTTTTCTTATGTATTTAAATGATCTTTATAAGATTAATCATGGTCGAGAGTCAACCCATTATTTGCCCTGAACACATCGGGTGTTGAAGGAAGCAGTCATTTAATTTGGAGGCTTGAAAACGGAAGCAAtgccagagagagagagagagagagaagggtatAGTTTAGCTAGGTCAGTCTAGTTTCACGGGGGTATATCAAGCCTGCCACCTAATCAGAGACAATCCTTTTTATTCATAGTTCTTTCCGTGACCTTTCAGGGGCAGATCAGGTTGGACATGTGGATTGTTGCTCACCCCAATCATACAAGAGGTAGGGGTGATCAGGAGAGCCAAATGATTTCCATCTAGAAACTGTTTCTAAAAACAATAGAGTAGTCAGTGAAACCTTTCCTACATTTGTAATCAAAATAAATGTACAAGTAATATAGCACAGAGAGATTCTATACATAAATGATCAAAGTCAAGATATACAACACTCTCACTAGGTCAATAGATCACCCCTCAGAAAGCTAACTCCAGTAAAACCTAATTCATTTACTCCAGCGATTTCCACTTGTTTTAATAATGATCTAGCCGGGTACAAGAGCTTTAACTGTCCAAAGAAAGCATATTCAGATTAAAACTCTATCCCAGTTTCGAGTAAAACTATCTTCTTAAACCTCCccaaccccccaaaaaaagaaaaaagaaaaaagaaaaaaggattatATTATGAAGATGGAATATCTGAAGGTGTACAAGATGCAGCCCTT includes the following:
- the LOC115986849 gene encoding uncharacterized protein LOC115986849, yielding MLGRYSLSRTGNFRPENLGQNALALIGNLCFTMFVIGVLIFTIIAATYEPEDPLFHPSTKITTFLTSNSNATFKSDNTVVKTGEDFMAANQTAFATFINITDVENITENAESDSKTVATAEVTSCEGSLDSPIDCKDPEVFHMMMRAAIEQFKDIHFYRFGKPVRGSNDSSCDMAWRFRPKDGKAAAFYKDYRRFAISRSENCTLSVVGIGDYHTGGNARKRKKNQKAGFEKKPQKQDQGISLPVVGEAVNDTLPVVESESSFSRGKYLIYVGGGDRCKSMNHYLWSFLCAMGEAQYLNRTLVMDLKICLSSIYSSSNQDEEGKDFRFYFDFEHLRESASVLDKDQFWTDWNKWQKKDGLGLNLVEDFRVTPMKLASIKDTLIMRKFGSVEPDNYWYRVCEGETESVVHRPWHSIWKSRRLMDIVSAIASRLNWDYDAVHIERGEKARNRELWPNLATDTSPDTLISTLRDKIEDGRSLYIATNEPDTSFFDPLKDKYSTHFLNEYKDLWDENSEWNSEMTKLNNGNPVEFDGYMRVSVDTEVFLRGKKQIETFNDLTNDCKDGINTCSTSAS